Within the Peromyscus maniculatus bairdii isolate BWxNUB_F1_BW_parent chromosome 2, HU_Pman_BW_mat_3.1, whole genome shotgun sequence genome, the region TTTCAAATATCTACTTAACATTTAGAGCGAATTCTTATTTGAATGATTCACTTAGATTCTTGTTTTAGTTGTTGGTTCTGGTGTAATGACCCTCTGATGAGATTCAAGATTGTTCCCCATGCTGAGAGTTCCGGCTTGGTGGCTTGGGTTTCGTTCTGGTTCGTGAAGGCAGAGACTGCCTGCTGTCTATCTCCtttacacacacaggcaaataaGGGCAGTGATGCTTCCTCTGCCGAGAGAGGGGGTCTGGGCTGGCGTGGTCCCTACAAACCAGCAGACCAGTGTGCTGTACATAGAACAAGTTCCAAGCCAGAAGACCTTACAGCCCAGCCCTGGGAGTCTTGGGCTTCTGTCTGGCCCTCAGACTCACTGTGGGGTTCTGGTATTGGTATCAGCCTCTGTGGTGCTGGCTCAAACATGGGGTCTGGCATCTCTGAgactcctctcttcctttttgtgtTGCAGATGtttgagacagaggcagatgagaAGGAGATGCCCCTGGACAAGGGGAAGGGGCCAGGTGCTGAGGACCTCCCACCCAGCAAAGACCCCTCTCCCAGCCAGGAGCTTCCTGCAGGACAAGACCTCCCACCCAGCAAAGACCCCTCTCCCAGCCAGGAGCTTCCTCCAGGACAAGACCTCCCACCCAGCAAAGACCCCTCTCCCAGCCAGGAGCTTCCTCCGGGACAAGACCTCCCACCCAGCAAAGACCCCTCTCCTAGCCAGGAGCTTCCTCCAGGACAAGACCTCCCACCCAGCAAagacccctcccccagccaggaGCTTCCTGCAGGACAAGACCTCCCACCCAGCAAAGACCCCTCTCCCAGCCAGGAGCTTCCTCCGGGACAAGACCTCCCACCCAGGAAGGACTCTTCTTTGGGGCAAGAAGCAGCTCCTGGCCCAGAGTCACCATCCGGTGAAGACACAGCTACCTGCCAAGAGCCCCCTCAAAGCCCAGAAACCTCAACAAGCAAGAACTCCCCGCTGCACCAGGGCTCTCCTCCAACCACAGACCGCCCATCTTGCCAGGACCTTCCCGCTGGTCAAGAATCCACCCCTAGCCAGGACCCTCTGCTCAGTCAAGAGCAGCCCCCTGTCATCCTAGAACCCGCGGCCTCAGTCCAGAACCTTCCACCCTCTCAGGAGTCACCTCCCAGCCAGGGCTCCCCCCCGGAGAAGGCCCCTGATGAACAGGCGGCCATCAGCTCTGGGGAGCTAGCAGGGGCCACCGCCGCTGTACCTCGGGCCTCCAGGCCCAACTTTGTGATCCCCGAGGTCCGGCTGGACAGCGCCTACAGCCAGCAGGATGGGGCCCACGGGGGCAGCTCTGCCGAGGATGAGGAGGccgaagagggagaggaaggggaagagggggaggaggaggaggaggacgacacCAGCGACGACAACTACGGGGACCGCAGTGAGGCCAAGCGCAGCAGCCTGATTGAGACTGGCCAAGGCGCCGAGGGCGGCTTCTCGCTGCGCGTGCAGAACTCGCTGCGGCGCCGGACGCACAGCGAGGGCAGCCTGCTGCAGGAGGCCCGGGGGCCCTGCTTCGCCTCCGACACCACCTTAAACTGCTCTGATGTCGAGGGCACCGCGTCCACCTGGGCCATCCCTTCACCCCGCACCCTCAAAAAAGAACTGGGTCGTAATGGAGGCTCCATGCACCACCTTTCCCTGTTCTTCACTGGACACAGGAAGGTAAGACGAGGAAttgtggggggtgagggtgggggtggggtgggggggacaggtACATGAGATGGGGAGGGCAATTTCAACAGCTGTGGGAAGGAATCATCACTCTGTTccatgccctcccccccccccccccccccgcccccaccgccACTCCTTGGCTTCCCATGTGAACCTTCCGCCcatttgatagaagagaaaactgaggccTCAAGGTACCAAGAAGGCGAGCCCACAGGCTTAGATGTTCTGTTCTCCCAGCTCCATTGTCCAGTGGTCCCCACTGGAGACAGAGAAGGTGTGGTTTGGTCCGGAACATTGTACACTGGGATCTAAAAGGTCCGAGACAGTAGCTGGAAAAATAAAGCcttgcggggctggagagacgatgGCTTtgtgggtaaagcacttgttcgattccccagagcccacataaagctAGATGAGGTACCACACCTCTGCAGTCCCAGGGCTCCTAaggcaagatgggaggcagagatgggaggatccctgGAAACTCGCAGGTCCTCTAGACTGGTACCACCAGCTGCAAACAATGaaaaaggccctgtctcaaacaaggtagaaggcaaggACTGATACCAGGGTTATCCCctaacctccacacatacaccccaccacacacacacacacacacacacacacacacacacacacacacacacacaaatattatgATTTAGATCTGGTCCAGGCCTGGCCAGACTAGAAATCTGTTAGCTAACAACAAAGACAGTATTTGTTTATTCTAAATGATTCACACTAATCTACTCAATAGCTCTGTGCACTAGAGAATATTTTGTGCCCATTTCACTGGTGAAAAATCTGAGTCCCAGAATAGAATCTGATAGGTTGTATAGCTTGACCCAGACCACATAGCTTCCAAGCGTCTGAACCAGAATCAGagtctgagtccaaggccagaaCTCTTAAGAGCTCTGCTGTTTGCCTTGTGCAAATGTTTATAAACAGGCAAATCAACGTTTATGGTTCTCTGCTTTGTGCCAGGCCCTGTGCTCAGTGCCATAGCAGAGGCTgcagaagcgggggggggggggggggggggggggggggggggggcgcggcgaCGCGCGATGTCCgctggggagggaaagaaagagctCTCTGCGTGGGCTGGGGACCTGGCCTAGTGGAACAAACTGCACTGTGGCCTTTAAGTCCACCCGGCAGTGGGGGCCCAAGTTCTCTTCCTTACGTGTAGTGTGGCCTTGAGTGAGTCACCAGCTCCTGTGAGACTTGCTTTCCTCCTCTGAAAAGTAGGACTTAATGGCTCTCTGTGTCCCTGAGTGGGTGGGGATGAACTGGAGGAGCCTGGGGCCTGAGGACATGATTGACACCGCACTTTGGAAGAAGCCCTCAGGGAGCcctgcttctcctccctcccttgacTGAGCATCTGCAATGCTACAGTGTTGTTATGACAACTGTAGGAAGTCAGGTGGGAGCACAGCGAAGGCCCAGAGACGTGGAAGTTCAGGAGAGACCCCAGGACCTGGGACCACCGAGAGAACCTAACTAAAGTTGCCCCCAGTAGGGCCTGGAAGGCCACAGACATTTAGGATAAACTGAGGATAAGGCTAGAACAAGGTGTTCCTGTAGCACAGACACATGGCATACTTACTGCCATTCCCTGGCCAAGCCCGGGGCAGACATCACTAATGGATTCCAGCTTACTTTGACACCAAGTTGGGACATGGCCTCTAAGGCCttcttagccaggcatggtggtacacgcctttaatcccagcaccagggaggcagaggcaggtggatctctgagtttgagaccagcctggtctacaaagcaagttctgggacagatggagctgttacacagagaaatcctgtccagaaaaacaaaaccaaaccaaaaccaaccaaccagccaaccaaccaaccaaccaaccaaacaaacaaacaaacaacccaaacccTTCTCAGCTTTGTAACCACCGACAATTCTGTAGACCTGGCATTCTGAAAAACCACTTCCTGCAGGAAGGCGGTCAGGCTATCAGGACCATGAACTTTGGGCCTGGACACTAGAACTAAACCCCCGGGGGTTGGAgttgcttctgtttcctcatctgtaagttCCCAGAGAGGGTACCACCTTGTGACTTCTCCTCCCCAGCCCGGCTCTCTGGAATCAGAATTCCCATGGCTGGTACCCAGGCCCTGCGTTTTAAACGAATGCTCCGGGCATCGCGATACTTGCCTAAGCTTGATTGCCGCCACTGTTACCATCTTAGGCCAGTCCTCGAGGCAGCCGCTGCAGGCGAGAGCCTGGAACTCCATGTCATCGAGATGAGATCTCAGAGGGCCCACATAGACGCTGGCTGTCCTTCTCTGGAGGGCAGCTGAGGACCAAGGGCCCAACCAGCTACCTTGGGCCTCCCTAGCCTGCCTCCCACCAACCCCTCccttcttgttctgtctcttcctccatccctgctccaacacaaatatttatatacagGGACGTTAACACACATTCACGCATGTATTCCAACTTGCCCCTCAGTCCGGGTGACCCCAGTTCCCAAGGGCAGACGCCCCCACCCGGGAGTCTAGTGGCCCTGTACCGGCcctcttctcctgcctccacttagTGTTGCCCAAGGTTCCCACTGGCatcttcccatctccacccccaccccaccccattcccgCAACCCCCCCACTGTCACTTCCTTTCTCAGGCTTGAGTGACAGAgctgccagcccccccccccccccacactgtcCCCAGCCTGTTTTCTCACCGAGTAGTTATGGTAATGGCACTGCAGAGGGCTACTGGGAGACTCAAGTAGCTGGATGCAGGAGCTAAAGGCAGGATCTTGCATAGCAACcagttttggttgttgttgttgtttttgtttttttgagacagggtttctctgtgaagccctggctgtcctggatctcgctctgtagaccaggctggcctcgaactcgcagagatccgcctgtctctgcctcccgagtgctgggatcaaaggtgtgcgccaccgccaggCTCGAGAGTTTTACCCTTGTGTGCAAGCACCACCCTGGCCTCTCTGACCTTCATCACTCCACAGCATTGCTAATTCTTCTTCTGAGGTGGGATCTCAAACTGCGTAACTCACTGTGCAACCCAAGCTCACCTTGTACTCgtgacaattctcctgcctcaccctctcaagtgcaaggattacaggcctgagctacTGTGCCTAGTATTAGTAGTAGCCTGTCCTAGTCCTCTTCTTAGTGGGAGGGACTGAAACTCTTTCTGTCCCAAGCCACACGGTGAGTCACGTGGCTCTGCCCTGCATGTCTCATGCTGATAGGCTGACAGAGGGAGAGGCAGCGTGCTCTCCTCATGATGTCTTACCCTCCGGAGAGCTTGGGTCTAGCTCCCTAGAGTGAAGTCGTCAGTTGTGGAGACAGGTAAACCCATGCCAGTCTCAGTTCTGCCTGCTCCCAGACTCTGAAAGCTTAGGCAAGTCACTTCTTGGGGCACCAGTTTCCCATTGTCAAATGGGACTAAGAAGTCTTCCCGGGATATAGATAGCTCTAGGTCAGAGAGTCTAAATGATCTTTTAATGATGGGAGAGTCAGGAAGGCCAGGTGGAGCTGCTGTGATCCTAGGCTGGTCACACGTGCTGCTGGGTGGCCAAGCGGTGTGGCTCTGAGCACAGGCTACTCGCTCTAGGGTAGCAGTCACATGGTGGTCTCCACACACAGCTGCCATCCTGCCCGGATGACCTGAGCGAATTCTATTGTGAGTTCATGCCTTAGAGAACCACACACTGCTTACAGGCTGCCTGCTTGGACTGGAGGCTTCACAGGTGCGCACTGAGGTCCAGAGAGTTGGGGAACCATGAGGCTCTCTGGTGGATCTTTCATCCGTCCTGGCCTCTGTGGAGCCAAACTGGCTTATGGCGCCCCCTGCTGCCGGACCCCTGGAGGCACAGCACAGTGATGCAGCAGTCAGCCTTTAGTGCGGTTCCCTGCTCTCCAGAGGAGCCCCTCTTGGtaactgtgtgtactgtgtgtgtgagcCCAGGAGCGGTCACTGACTTAGACACTCCAGCCTTGTCTGGCCCGTTCTGTGATGTTGAGGAAAACGCAGGTGATGGCCCTTCCCTGGCTGtgcttccttcctgcccccttgCAGGGGCTATCATGGCTCCAGCCAAGGTCACAGGTCAAACACAAGGACTCACAAAAGCCCTTCATCTCCAGGGCAGGATAACACTTTATTCTCAAAAAGTCTAAAGATGTTTCCTACGTCTAAATTCCCCGTGTCTAAATAAGTTCGGTGCGCAGACCACTGTTGCCACGTGGCCACACAGGACCCAGCTCGTCAGCCACACGTGGCCATGCGACCCCAGGAGTCAGACCAGGACCAAGAGGGGAAATCATCTGGGACCCTGCTCCTAAAGGAGCCCTCAAACCCCAGTGGGCTTTGATGCCAGACCCCAATTCTCCGCGTCTTACCAGCTCCAAGAGCCCAGGCTAGTTATACTGttctgggtctcagttttctCCGTGCAAGCTGGGACCAACAGTAGTAGATGGTGCTTGGAATCGTGAGGATTAAATCAGATCATGTGTGTCTACAGACTTTAGCACAGTGCCCGGTACACAGTACTCGCCATGGCTGATGAGCACCGACCACCCATGCACCCACCCCTGTGCCTTTGTTGACTCACAGCAGCCCGAGGAGGTGGGTCCAGTTGTGACCCTCATTTTACCAAGAAAGGAAGCAGACGTGGCAAGCAGATGGAGCACAGGGAAGGTCCATTAGCTAATATGTGATTGAGCTAGGATGCAAAGCCAGGCCGTTTGGAAGCTACACTCTTAATCACGACTCTAATTACAGTGGTAATGACaataagaattatagttattatTCCGTGAGACTATGAGCTCCTGGTCCCAGAGGTGGCAGggtgaggccaggctggccccaggGATCCCTGCCAGAGTGCGGGAAGGGCCAGTGACTCTGGGTTCACTTCTGTTACCTTTCAGCAGGGCAGGgtcctggagggagggggagggacaggTGGAAGGAGCCGCCCTTTTGCAAGCCCGGCCTTGCTGCAGCTGGAGGAAGAGAACCTTGGGGACCATGCTGGCACCTCCAAAGACCCGAGGCTGCTGCTGCCAGGGGGTGTATTTAAGAACCACTAGGGCCAGGGAAGTTCCGGCCTTCCTGTCTCAGTTTTTGGTCTTCCTGGTTGCAGCCTCCCTCAGACCCATTCCCCTTTTAGTGACCAGGCTCCCTAGTAGCCTGAAAGCTGAGTCCCGGGGTCAGAGCATCCCAGCCCACGGCCCGGCTCCTGGGCTTGGACTGGTCCCTGCTGAAGatgaccccaccccacctccagtaGTGGAAGGAAGAGCCCATTTCCCAGCAGTACAGAGACAGGGGGTGGTGGCTGGCGGGAGTGGTCCCCAGGCCCATTGTGTGGGGCTGATAAAGTGCGGAAGCCGAGGTTAGAATGGGAGGAAACCCAGCTCCCTGGGCCCTTTCCCACGGGTGGGGGCTCCAAGCACTGCTGAGCTAGGCTAGCGCTGCTCAGCAGCAGCCCGTGTCTCCGCGGGACAGCAGCGGTGACGTCAGGCCACCGAGCTGTTGAGGGCATGGTTGGGGACCCGGACTTCATCCTGGTGAATCTTCGGGAACcagaacaaccaaaaaaaaaaaaaaacaaccttttttCAAGTTGCTGGGAGCAGCACACGTGCTGGGGGCCTGGCTCCACACCACGTGGGTGTGTGCCCCTGGTGCACGTACACACGCGAGTTTCCCGCTCTGCTCCGCCGGTGTGGCAACCGACTCAGGAAGGAGGCGGCCCTTCCTGAGTCCTGGAAACCTTCACCTTGTGCCATCTTGGCGCTTGCGTGTCTGCGCCCTCTGGTGGACAGGCCTTGATTTACACAGGCTTATTCTATCTCTTAAATGCTCAGTGTTGTTGGGGCAAGGGACAGCGTCTGTTCAATTAGGGACTTTCTAGGAGGATTAAAGAGACGGGAGCCAGAGGGAGGGTATGAGGCAAGGAGGAGACGGAGGGCACAAGGAGAGAGGGCCTCTCATGCAGGAGATACAGGCCaggcaaaggcagagggcaggggCTGTAGAGTCTGCAGGCTCCCGTGGGACATGGCGAGGAAATTTGCTGCCCCGGATCCGGCAGTGAGGACGCCCAGGTACACTGTCTCCAGTCTGTGTCCCCTTCTCAATGCATCCATCTGACAAACTTGACTTTGTGTGCTCCTATCACACCGGCCGTATGAAGGTGACCAGTCTGCCTGAGGCTTCCTCTGGGAAACTCAGATCCAAGCCGAGGAGGGTTCGGACAAGCtattctgggtgtgtgtgtggtgggggacgTTAAAAGTGATAGAGAGGGCACAAGAGGCTCCCTGGGGACAGTGGCCTCTGAGCTGCCTGGCTGAGGTCCCTCAATCTTGGTCTTACCCTAAGCTGGatctcagaggagggagagacaggagagtcaCCAAAGGATGGGGATGACAGAGCAGCTCTGCTGGGCTGGGGCAGAGGAGGCGGTCTCTACAACAGGTGCTGGACTGGAGATCAGCTGACGGTGTAGCAACTGGTGTTAGCGTGAAACCTGTGCCAGGTCCTGTGATGAGTACTCTGCCGTGCCATGGGATTTGGATGCTATTCCAAGAGCACTAGGGAGAGCCCTGGGATGCTTTAAGGCAAGGGGGATGCTCTCAGTCTCCTTGAGCATCCTGAGCTAGTCCGTTAAGGTCTTGGTCACAGAATTAAAGAACGGAGAATCAGAAAGGGTCAGTGACTGGCCAAATCACACAGCAGAAGCCTGTCTGGATCCCTGCTCACCTGCCATGCCTGGGGTGATGCTCTGTTCTCCGTGACAATTGCCCCTCTGCTTCTCCCCAGCAAACCCGGAAGAAGCGGACAGCTTGATCTGGGAGCTCTGCCAGGGACGGAGCACCGGGCCTCCACAGGCGGCTTGCACGCTGCTGGGGCCCCGTGCCCTGGGTTTGAGCAGCAGCTCCTGGGTACCTAGACAACTTCATATCTCTGTTCTCTCCGCAGATGAGTGGGACTGACCTCGGGGATGATGACGAAGCCTCCCGGAAGAGAAAGAGCAAAAACATGTAGGTTGGGAAGAATCCTGATCGTCATCCCCCTGCCCAGGgagtctcctggcatctctctcttCTACCCCATACTGGTCTCCTggatggggggcggggctggggaaAAGGAAGGGTGGCACCCTGGCCACACCCACTCCCCCAGACAGATACTAAGAAACAGTGAGATGCTGAAGTCCCAGGGTGAATCATCAGGATCTTGAACATTCATTTTCTCAGAAATAGGCA harbors:
- the Rgs3 gene encoding regulator of G-protein signaling 3 isoform X8; translation: MFETEADEKEMPLDKGKGPGAEDLPPSKDPSPSQELPAGQDLPPSKDPSPSQELPPGQDLPPSKDPSPSQELPPGQDLPPSKDPSPSQELPPGQDLPPSKDPSPSQELPAGQDLPPSKDPSPSQELPPGQDLPPRKDSSLGQEAAPGPESPSGEDTATCQEPPQSPETSTSKNSPLHQGSPPTTDRPSCQDLPAGQESTPSQDPLLSQEQPPVILEPAASVQNLPPSQESPPSQGSPPEKAPDEQAAISSGELAGATAAVPRASRPNFVIPEVRLDSAYSQQDGAHGGSSAEDEEAEEGEEGEEGEEEEEDDTSDDNYGDRSEAKRSSLIETGQGAEGGFSLRVQNSLRRRTHSEGSLLQEARGPCFASDTTLNCSDVEGTASTWAIPSPRTLKKELGRNGGSMHHLSLFFTGHRKMSGTDLGDDDEASRKRKSKNIAKDMKNKLAIFRRRNESPGAPPASKTDKTTKSFKPTSEEALKWSESLEKLLLHKYGLEVFQAFLRTEFSEENLEFWLACEDFKKVKSQSKMAAKAKKIFAEYIAIQACKEVNLDSYTREHTKDNLQSVTRGCFDLAQKRIFGLMEKDSYPRFLRSDLYLDLINQKKMSPPL